Proteins from a single region of Puntigrus tetrazona isolate hp1 chromosome 2, ASM1883169v1, whole genome shotgun sequence:
- the LOC122360720 gene encoding cuticle collagen 10-like: MDVGRGDAGVLGLWNKMFMKGQLLSSSKAAWDAMSPKLRCGDDLMSLQLGGPDVANVELCQGNGVPVPLTHLPPDCGHTTLTNRGLVYATPYDGCGVAQKGGHYVMQILWQGNTAVISCPMPSTTATATLKPPSPGYQEYLQGFWPFSSYLYPGRVYSMSMQTDTPVTTTVVSQVPDGKPQRPKYPQLPWPYGYPGYPFGDPNLVPSSGSDAAPGGQGPDGKPQRPKFPQLPWPYGYPGYPFGDPNLVPSSGSDAAPGGQGPDGKPQRPKWPSCLGLWLSWIPFW; the protein is encoded by the exons ATGGACGTGGGACGTGGTGATGCTGGAGTCTTGG gcctgtgGAACAAAATGTTCATGAAAGGGCAACTACTCAGTTCCTCTAAAGCAGCCTGGGATGCCATGTCTCCGAAGTTAAGGTGTGGTGACGATCTCATGAGTTTACAACTTGGTGGTCCAGACGTGGCAAACGTTGAACTTTGTCAAG GCAATGGGGTGCCTGTTCCCCTCACTCATCTGCCACCTGACTGTGGTCACACCACACTCACTAACAGAGGTCTTGTCTATGCTACTCCCTATGATGGATGTGGTGTTGCGCAAAAG GGAGGGCATTATGTGATGCAGATACTGTGGCAGGGAAACACTGCAGTAATATCTTGTCCTATGCCCTCCACCACTGCAACTGCAACACTGAAACCCCCATCTCCTGGTTATCAAGAGTATTTGCAAGGGTTTTGGCCTTTTTCCAGTTATCTTTATCCTGGAAGGGTTTATTCTATGTCTATGCAAACAGACACACCTGTTACAACTACCGTAGTTTCTCAAGtaccagatggaaagcctcaacgtCCCAAATACCCCCAGCTGCCTTGGCCCTATGGCTATCCTGGATACCCTTTTGGTGACCCAAACCTTGTCCCATCCTCGGGCTCTGACGCTGCGCCAGGTGGCCAAggaccagatggaaagcctcaacgtCCCAAATTCCCCCAGCTGCCTTGGCCCTATGGCTATCCTGGATACCCTTTTGGTGACCCAAACCTTGTCCCATCCTCGGGCTCTGACGCTGCGCCAGGTGGCCAAggaccagatggaaagcctcaacgCCCCAAATGGCCCAGCTGCCTTGGCCTATGGCTATCCTGGATACCCTTTTGGTGA